The Calothrix sp. PCC 7507 DNA segment TAAGTTTATCGCTTCTGCTAGTGATGATCAGACTATTAAAATCTGGAATTTACAGGGGAAATTAATCACAACTATCACGGGTTATCAAAGTAGGATTACCACTATTAGTTTTAGTCCGGATAGTCAATTTATTGTTTCTGGTAGTACAGATAAAACTGTCAAGGTTTATGATATTAATGGTAAGCTAATTCAAACCTTCACCGGACACAATAATATTGTCACTGATGTAGCTTTTAGCCCAGATGGTAAAATTATTGCTTCAGCAAGCCGAGATAAAACTATCAAGTTATGGCGGATTGATGGTAGTTTAATTAAAAGCTGGAATGCCCATAATGGCTGGGTAAATACCATTGCATTTAGTCCTGATGGTCAAATCCTGGCTTCTGGTGGTGAAGATAATTTAGTCAAGCTTTGGCAGACTGTAGATAGTAAGTTAATTAAAGCTATTGCGGGACATAAGGAACGTGTCACCTGCATTAAATTTAGCCCAAATGGTCAAATGATAGCTACAGCTAGCGGTGATAGAACTATGAAGATTTGGCATCGCCAAGGCAAGTTTTTACAAACTATTGAAGGTAGTGCAAATCAAATTAACAGTATTAGCTTTAGTCCTGATGGCAAATTATTAGCTGATGCTGATGCTGATGGAATAGTGAAAATCTGGAGCTTGAAACATCAAGCGAAAATAGAATATGCTCTCAAACAAACTTTGTTGGGACATGGGGCACAAGTTACTGATGTTAGTTTTAGCGCAGATGGTAAAATTGTCGCGTCGGCTAGTGCTGATAAAACTGTAAGACTTTGGCAATTAAATAATATATCAAAACCTCAATATGAGGGTAGCTTTTATGGTGTGAGTTTTCATCCCAAACGCCAGATTTTTGCTGCGGCTGGTTGGGACGGAAATATCAATATTTGGCGCAAAAATGATGCTGTCACTCAGTCTTTATTTAAAACTATATTAGGAAATAGACGGATAATTTTTGCTTTAGATTTTAGTCCTAATGGTAAAACTATCGCGGCGGCGAGTGATGATAAAACTATTAAGTTATGGTATGTAGCAAATGGTTCTCTCATGCAAATACTCACAGGCCATACTGAGCGTGTCACAAGTGTTAGTTTTAGTCCTGATGGTCAGATGCTGGCTTCTGGTAGTGCGGATAAAACTATTAAGTTATGGCGCCTTGCTGATGGTAAATTGTTACAAACTTTTAAAGGAGATACCGAGGAAATTACCAGTGTCAATTTTAGTCCTGATGGACAGATGCTGGCTTCTGGAAGTTACGACAATACTGTGAAACTGTGGAGACTTGATGGTAGCCTGGTGAGGAGTTTACCTGGTCATGGATTAGCGATCGCATCTGTAAAGTTCAGTCCAGATGGTAAAATTCTGGCATCTGCCAGTATGGATAATACTATCAAGCTTTGGCAGGTAGCAGACGGGACTTTAATCAATACCCTCGCCGGACATACTAACGGTGTGACTAGTCTGAGTTTTCTTCCAGATAGTCAAATTCTGGCTTCTGGTAGCGCTGACGGTACTATTAAGCTGTGGAATATCAACGATGGAACTCTACTAAAAACGCTTTTGGGACATCCTGGTAAGGTGAATAGTCTCAGTTTTAGTCCCGATGGCAAGGTTTTGATTAGTGGGAGTGAGGATGCTGGGGTAATGCTGTGGGATTTGGATTTGGATAATCTCCGTTTACGTGGATGCTCCCAAATTACAGATTACCTGACAAATAATGGCAATGTCAATCAGAGCGATCGCCATCTTTGTCAGCAATAATTGTCTCACGCAACAGTTTAAAAGCTGAGAAGGCACTTGAATTAAAAGTATTTGTAAATGTTCATCACAACTCAGAAAGAGGAATTTAGTTATGCTTACATCAGCGCAGTGACATCTGTGTCAAAACATTTTCAGTGTTGATGCGTTAAAAACTCTTATGCAAAGAATTGCAGCAGGAGAAGCGATATGATAGTCAGCGTGCGCGACCCGAACATTCTCTCTAATCTAGACCCTCAGCAATTAATAAATTACCTAATCGCACGGGGATGGCAGCAGGAAAATCTAGGGGATAACGCGAATAATCAAGAGTCGGTTTGGATTTTGACTGCTAGTTCCGGTTCTGAATTTGATATTACTTTACCACTTAACTGCAAAACTCGGTCTTTTTCGCTGCGGATGGCTGAGATTTTAGAAACGTTGGAAAAAGCTGAAAGGCGTTCTCAACTTGATATCCTGAGTGATTTGGTTACATTTATTCCCAATGTAGAAATTCAAGGTATGGTAATTCGACTTGCAGAATCTCACCATACTTTTAATGTAATTCTTCTGGGATTTGTTGTGGGCAAGCCGCTAGAAATTCACACTCTTCTGAATTCAGAGGAGTATCAGTTGGCACGCATGGCTTACACCGAAAGGTTAGCTGTTGTTTGTACTGGGGATTTAATCAAACAAAACGGTAATTTTGTACTCTTAAAGCCTAGTGGATTTGCTTTGTATAATACTTTAAGCGATGCTACACCCCAGACTCCTTACTCCGCACTTAAAATTTAAGTTCTTTCTTGCTAATACACCATCCACCCAGCGCTCACGTCTGCGTTTAAAATAAGGGCACGTTTAATCCTATACTCACACCAACAGAAAAATTACTTAAGTCTACTGTGGCATCGGAGGAGGAGCCAAAGAGGTAAGATGCTGAACCACCAATGAATAAATCTGGATTAATGTTATAAATTGCTTCTAAACCTAATTGATTTTGTGTATCAAATCTATCTTGTTGGGTGAAGTCTTTAAAAGTTAGGCGATAATCTAATGCGCCTTGCAATTTGGGTGTGATGTCATAACGCAACCGCGCTCCTAAGGTGTTGGCGACGCGATTTTGGTCGCTGGGTGCAGCAAAGCTGGCGCGCAGTTCGTAGAATGAATCTAACCGGAGACGGGAGTTTAATTGATCCTGTCGTCCTACACTTAAGCGTACGGAATCATCTAATAATAAGCGATCGCCACTGCCATCTCGATAAAGTCTTTCCTGATACCACCCCAGTTGACCATACATTTCTTTTGTCAGTCGCTGCTGGACACCAACATTAAAGTTGAGGTAGTTATAATTAAAATCTCCTTTGTCGCCATACCTCACCAAACCCCCACCCGCAGCAGCTATCAACCGCGTGTCTTCTCCTAGTTTGGGTGTGGCTAATAAGGTGGCACTATTAATAAATAAGGTATCACTGGTTTGAGGAATTTCTAAACCCGTAATATTAGAACTTGTAAAAGCTGAGGAACGCAACAATAGCTGCACATCTGGCTGACGGCGCTGGGGTGGTTGTTGCACTGGACGGGAAGGGATAATTTTAATCTCACCCAATTCATTTTCCACATCTTGAGGATCAATTTGTTGACTTGTGTCGGCTGGGGGAAAATCTGTGGGATTAATTGGTTGAACTGGAGAACCGGGTACTTGAGCCACAACTGCACTCCCCCAGGATGTCTCGGAAATTACTTCTGGTGCTGCTATGGCTGAAATTGGTTTTTGGGAACCTGCTTCTGTGGGAGCTACTAAATTTTCTTCTATTAAAACTTCTGGGGTGGGACTAGCAGCTACACTGTGGTGTAAGTCCCAAGTTAACAAGGTAGCTAGAGAACAAAGCGCAATAGGATATACACGCATAATTGAATTTTAAATTGTTAATTAGGTTGTTGTGGTAAAACAACTGTCCCAGTCGGTGTTTGTGGCTGTGTTTGTTGCTGTGGCTGTGCTTGCGTTGTTGGTTGTGGTTGCGGTTCTTCTCTTCTGGGTGGAGTCACAACATTACGGTGGTCTTCAAAACTCCGGATTGGGTCATCAGAGTTAGTGGTGATACAGTTAGTTGATAGTGTACTAGCTCCACCCCGATCATTGAGATTACACAGTCCTTCAATCCATAATCTTTGAGTTTCTAATCCTGCGAGTGTTTCCTTTCTCACCTTATTCAGAACTAACTGCACATTGGCGGGTTCTTGAGATACTAGTGTTTCTTGTCCTGGCCCTAACCCAGCTGCGAGTTGACTTGTTTGATAAAATTTTTGCAGGTCAAAGTTCTGTACTGGCCCTATCACTCCGTTGGTGATTGTTACTGTTTCACCTGCTTTCAAAAATTGAAATTGGGTGCCGTCAAGATTCGATACTTTTACGGGCAAATTAGTTAAATTAAAGACTTGTCCTGTCTTGGTGATGCTGTTATATGCAACAGCCACAGCGCCATTTGTGTTATTTGGTGGTAATACTTTTTGATCTGGAGGGAGGGAGGCGATTACGTCAATGCGGCTTTGGGGGGTTTCAATTGTAGTTCCCGTGCTACCTGATGGTGTGAGAATTAAAGCGGTGCCATTTCTCAGTTCAAAGATGGTTTCTGCTTTAGAACCGCCACCTGGTAGTTCAAAGCGACGCAATCCAGGCTTAAAACGAAAGGTGGTGCTAGAGCCAATTCGGGACAGAGAACCTTCATTAAATAATAGTTCGGCTTGCGATCGCGTTTTTGTCTGTAGTTCATCTAGGGGAACTAACACATCTGCTTTTTTAGCAAGGCGTGGCGGCTTATCTCTCAGCAGCAGTTGCACTTGATTCAATAGCTTGTAAACTTCTGCACGTGTCAGTGAATCTTGCTGTGCTAAGGCTGGAGTTATCCAAGATACTGTGAGGATACTACCAACAATTATCCTTTGAAATAATGAGCGGAATCTCTGCTCCATTACACGTTACCTTGAGTAAAGACGTGAATTATACTGAAAATACTTGTTTTTATACTACAAATACCAATAGGATATTTCCGGATTTTTGCACAGATAAACACAAATAAACACAGATAAATATCTGTGTTCATCTGTGGTTTGTTCACTTTCTTCAGGCCAGTTGAAACTGTTAAATTCTCTTCCCAAACTCTCCAGAGGTAGGAGTATCACGTCTCAGGAGACGACGCACAGCCAGTTCGACGTTTTGCTGTTTCAGTAAAGAATCTCCAATCAGAACCGCATTTGCACCAAACTCAGCCATCAAAGATAAATCAGCAGGTGTATACAATCCCGATTCACTGACAACGATCGCACCTAGGTTTTGTAATTGCGTCAGCCTTGCTGCTAGCAGTTGTTGGGTGGTTTCGATATCTACGGTGAAATCTGCTAAGTTCAAGTTATTAATTGCAACTAAGCGGAGATCGTCAAGCCTGAGTGCGCGATCTAGTTCGGCTAGGGTATGCACTTCTACTAGGGCATTCATCCCCAAGTAGTGAATTACCCGCACAAAGTCCTGGAGTTCCCGATCAGATAGAATGGCTGCAATCAATAGTACTGCATCTGCACCTGATGTTCTTGCTAAATAAATTTGACAGGGGTCAATGATGAAATCTTTGCACAGTAGAGGTAATGGTACTCTGTGGCGGATTGCACGCAGATGATCGAAACTTCCCTGAAAGAACGTCGCTTCTGTAAGGACGGATATACAAGTTGCTCCACCACGTTCGTAAGCTTTGGCGATCGCTATTGGGTCAAAGTCTGTCCGAATAATGCCATGAATTGGTGATGCTTTCTTGATTTCTGCAATTAAGCTAGGCCGGTAAGGACTCTGCTGCAAAGCAGTGAAGAAGTCTCTCACTGTAGGAGATGCAGTTAATTGGCGTTGCAAAGAAGCTAAAGACATCTCTCGATGCAATTGTGCTACTTCTTGCTTTTTATGCCAAATAATCTCTTTGAGAATAGGTTGCAGATAAGTATTGGTGTTCGTAACTGGGTAAACCATAAGCTACTAGGAATAAAGAAATGGAATGAACTAGAAAGTATCAAATTTGCAGTTTGTAGCCTAACCTACGGCAATAAATATGCCAATTTTTCTCATGAGACTTGGTCAATTTATAACAATTGACCCAAGTTTTTGTGATTTCACAACCGAATTAAGTTAGATTTTATCTCCAAAACTTTTAAAGTCTCACTATCGCTTTGATTGGGTTTGGATCTATCACCCAGGTAGTTGTTTTTCAGCAATCTGATATAAGTACGGTAAGGTATATAATCTATAGGGTTATAGCCAGCAAAGCGCAGAATTAAAACACATGCCCAGGAATATTTACCCGATATAATCGCTTTCACAATCTGTTCTATTTGTTCAGTACTAATTTTTTTACCCATCTGAGTGTTAAAACCAGTGATTTTTTGAGTCATGGCATTCGCTCTTTGGTGTAAATTCAAATCAGATTATTGATTATCTAGCTAATTCTTTCAGAAAACAAACTACTTTAATATAGAGGTTTGATTTGATATTTTTGAATTATAATCGCCTGCACCCGGCTAAATTTTTGAAGTAAACATAAAATATACAAGGTTAATCACTCCTCTTTATTAAGATTAATTAATGTAAAGTTGTCACACTATAAAATATTTGGAATAAAGTTTGTGTGGTGTTTACGTGTAAACAAAAAATAACTGAGTGAGATTAACTAGAGAATATTGATTTCTGAAATATACGTAGGTCACCGTATCATGGTTTTGTAAGGCATAACCCTATCTACTACAGCTACTTAGATTTTTTTCATAATCAAATCGGATTCCTATATTTGTTTAGATATCTAGTTAAATTCGGAGTGCAGAAGCAGCTTCTTCGTTAAGACTACTCAATGTTATACAACTAATGTATGCACAATTTTTTGATAGACCTATCTGTTTTTTCGCTCTTGGAATTTTATTTGTTCTTATTACCATATTTAGGTTATTTAGGACTGAAGGGGCTTCCTCCCTAAAATTGTGTGTTTTTGAGACTGCATTCATCATCTATCGTTTTTGAGGAAATCAGGAATTGCTTGCAATCACCAGTCTTAGGTTCTCCGGAAACACTTTAAGTACTCGATGTTTGAGATGATTTGTATTCATCAACACTTAGCTTCTTAACATTTTTTCTTTCTTTCGAGAGATACCTGAGCAATACACACGTAATTACTTGGCTAAAATTTATTCCTTATGGCAGATGAACTGGTATATTATTCTATAGTTAAATCCCTGAGAGAGTAAGTCAATAAAAGTAACATATATAAGCAAAATTTGCTTATTCAGGTTAGGACTATCCAGATAAATGCGTCTAAATCCGAATTGACAAAAAGATATAAGGGTAAATCATTTTCGTTACTTCTAGTTTCCGCTAACTTGTTATGTTGTGGAACAGAATCTGTAAGGAGTGAGTCAATTGATTCAAAAATGTAATAGGTATAACTTATGTAAAAGACAAAATATTGAGTAAGCGACTGTGTATATTTCATCGTGTAGACCGTTCACTGCTGACTATCAACCGTCAACAAAAAATCTGTAAATATTTCTTTGCGTAAACAAAATAAAATATTCCGTTTTTGCTGATAAAATCACAATTAATTAATATTTTTGGCTTTCTGATTTGATTTCTTTGTGAAAACCTTATAGCGCTATAAAAATTTTAGGAAGTTGTAATTATCAGCTTATCTATGGTTATAGTGCAGACTTATTCAAAGGAGGGAATAGGGATATGAATTCTGGCGAACTTGCGTTAGTTCAATCCAACTCTCAATTGGGTCTACAGCCAGAAGCCGAGTTACAATTCGCTGATTTTCTGATCAATCAAGCTATGGATAGTGCCTTTTGTTTAGGAGCAAAGGCGCAGTTTCTCTACGTCAACAATGCGACTTGTCGCATGAGTGAGTATTCCCGTGAGGAATTACTGGCGATGACATTGCGCGACATAGATATTGATTTCTCCCTACATGAATGGTCAGAGAAATGGCGACATCTTACGGCTAAAGGCTCCGTCAGCTTTAAATCTCGTTATCGC contains these protein-coding regions:
- the trpC gene encoding indole-3-glycerol phosphate synthase TrpC, encoding MVYPVTNTNTYLQPILKEIIWHKKQEVAQLHREMSLASLQRQLTASPTVRDFFTALQQSPYRPSLIAEIKKASPIHGIIRTDFDPIAIAKAYERGGATCISVLTEATFFQGSFDHLRAIRHRVPLPLLCKDFIIDPCQIYLARTSGADAVLLIAAILSDRELQDFVRVIHYLGMNALVEVHTLAELDRALRLDDLRLVAINNLNLADFTVDIETTQQLLAARLTQLQNLGAIVVSESGLYTPADLSLMAEFGANAVLIGDSLLKQQNVELAVRRLLRRDTPTSGEFGKRI
- a CDS encoding FecR domain-containing protein → MEQRFRSLFQRIIVGSILTVSWITPALAQQDSLTRAEVYKLLNQVQLLLRDKPPRLAKKADVLVPLDELQTKTRSQAELLFNEGSLSRIGSSTTFRFKPGLRRFELPGGGSKAETIFELRNGTALILTPSGSTGTTIETPQSRIDVIASLPPDQKVLPPNNTNGAVAVAYNSITKTGQVFNLTNLPVKVSNLDGTQFQFLKAGETVTITNGVIGPVQNFDLQKFYQTSQLAAGLGPGQETLVSQEPANVQLVLNKVRKETLAGLETQRLWIEGLCNLNDRGGASTLSTNCITTNSDDPIRSFEDHRNVVTPPRREEPQPQPTTQAQPQQQTQPQTPTGTVVLPQQPN
- a CDS encoding outer membrane beta-barrel protein — translated: MRVYPIALCSLATLLTWDLHHSVAASPTPEVLIEENLVAPTEAGSQKPISAIAAPEVISETSWGSAVVAQVPGSPVQPINPTDFPPADTSQQIDPQDVENELGEIKIIPSRPVQQPPQRRQPDVQLLLRSSAFTSSNITGLEIPQTSDTLFINSATLLATPKLGEDTRLIAAAGGGLVRYGDKGDFNYNYLNFNVGVQQRLTKEMYGQLGWYQERLYRDGSGDRLLLDDSVRLSVGRQDQLNSRLRLDSFYELRASFAAPSDQNRVANTLGARLRYDITPKLQGALDYRLTFKDFTQQDRFDTQNQLGLEAIYNINPDLFIGGSASYLFGSSSDATVDLSNFSVGVSIGLNVPLF
- a CDS encoding HetP family heterocyst commitment protein, whose translation is MTQKITGFNTQMGKKISTEQIEQIVKAIISGKYSWACVLILRFAGYNPIDYIPYRTYIRLLKNNYLGDRSKPNQSDSETLKVLEIKSNLIRL